In a genomic window of Ipomoea triloba cultivar NCNSP0323 chromosome 3, ASM357664v1:
- the LOC116012061 gene encoding uncharacterized protein LOC116012061: protein MPTISLLSSLSSLATQYNTLQFIPRTPNPRKWRLTITLSAASSSAAPGVDLTPLQSALSKKDSQAVKEALDQLSEIGWAKVWSSQPYVSRRTTSVRELTSLGIKNAENLGIPSVRNDAAFLFTVVGTTGFLGVLAGQLPGDWGFFVPYLIGSISLIVLAVGSISPGLLQAAIDGFSSFFPDYQERIANHEAAHFLVAYLLGLPILDYSLDIGKEHVNLIDEKLEKLIYSGQLDAKELDRLAVVAMAGLAAEGLKYDKVVGQSADLFTLQRFINRSKPTLSKDQQQNLTRWAVLFAGSLLKNNKGLYEALIGAMSKKASVIECIEAIEKAA, encoded by the exons ATGCCCACAATCTCTCTTCTCAGTTCTCTCTCTTCTTTGGCCACCCAATATAACACACTGCAATTCATTCCAAGAACTCCAAATCCCAGAAAATGGCGGCTCACAATCACACTCTCAGCCGCCTCCTCCTCAGCAGCCCCTGGTGTTGATTTGACTCCCCTTCAATCTGCCCTTTCCAAG AAAGATAGTCAAGCTGTCAAAGAGGCACTTGATCAATTGAGTGAAATTGGTTGGGCTAAAGTTTGGAGCTCTCAGCCATATGTTTCACGCCGTACG ACATCTGTTCGAGAACTGACATCCCTTGGAATTAAAAATGCAGAGAATCTTGGGATCCCTAGCGTTAGAAATGAT GCAGCATTTCTCTTCACAGTGGTAGGAACAACAGGCTTTTTAGGTGTTCTTGCTGGTCAACTTCCTGGG GATTGGGGATTTTTTGTTCCATATTTGATAGGGAGCATTTCCCTGATAGTTTTGGCTGTGGGAAGCATCTCCCCTGG GCTTCTCCAGGCTGCTATTGATggattttcttcattttttcccGACTACCAGGAGAGGATTGCTAATCATGAAGCAGCTCACTTCTTAG TTGCCTACTTACTTGGCCTTCCCATCCTTGACTACTCACTTGATATTGGGAAAGAGCATGTCAATCTCATCGACGAGAAGCTAGAAAAGCTGATATATAGCGGCCAACTTGATGCAAAGGAATTAGACAG GTTAGCAGTGGTAGCAATGGCGGGATTGGCAGCAGAAGGTCTAAAGTACGATAAAGTTGTAGGTCAATCAGCAGATCTCTTCACTCTTCAG AGATTCATAAACCGGAGCAAGCCAACACTTAGCAAAGATCAGCAGCAAAACCTGACTAGATGGGCA GTTCTGTTTGCTGGTTCCCTACTTAAGAACAACAAAGGGCTTTATGAAGCCCTGATTGGAGCCATGTCCAAGAAGGCTTCAGTAATAGAATGCATTGAAGCAATTGAGAAGGCTGCATGA